The Cervus elaphus chromosome 22, mCerEla1.1, whole genome shotgun sequence genome has a window encoding:
- the SLC16A8 gene encoding monocarboxylate transporter 3: protein MGASGPRRGPGPPDGGWGWAVLGACFVITGFAYGFPKAVSVFFRALMRDFGAGYSDTAWVSSIMLAMLYGTGPVSSILVTRFGCRPVMLVGGLLASAGMILASFATRLLELYLTAGVLTGLGLALNFQPSLIMLGLYFERRRPLANGLAAAGSPVFLSALSPLGQQLLEHFGWRGGFLLLGGLLLNCCACGAVMRPPPGPGPRPRRDSAGDAPGEAEEEAPSSGRTRRRLLDVTVCADRAFAVYAVTKFLMALGLFVPAILLVNYAKDAGVPDSEAAFLLSIVGFVDIVARPACGALAGLARLRPHVAYLFSLALMANGLTDLSSARARTYGALVAFCIAFGLSYGMVGALQFEVLMAAVGAPRFPSALGLVLLLEAVAVLIGPPSAGRLVDALKNYEIIFYLAGSEVALAGIFMAVATNCCLRRPKDGPPSPGTEGGAGDGEEAEAEVDSDLPPAGTEEPSGLEAVEVLSLGAGPSQPEVKVEPGLDS, encoded by the exons ATGGGCGCTAGCGGTCCCAGGCGGGGCCCCGGCCCTCCAgacgggggctggggctgggccgtGCTGGGTGCCTGCTTCGTGATCACCGGTTTCGCCTATGGCTTCCCCAAGGCCGTGAGCGTCTTCTTCCGCGCGCTTATGCGCGACTTCGGCGCGGGCTACAGCGACACAGCCTGGGTGTCCTCCATTATGCTGGCCATGCTGTATGGCACAG GCCCGGTGTCCAGCATCCTCGTGACCCGCTTTGGATGTCGCCCGGTGATGCTGGTGGGTGGGCTGTTGGCCTCCGCCGGCATGATCCTAGCATCCTTCGCCACGCGCCTCCTGGAGCTATACCTGACAGCTGGGGTGCTCACAG GCCTGGGTCTGGCCCTCAACTTCCAGCCGTCGCTCATCATGCTGGGGCTGTACTTCGAGCGGCGGCGGCCTCTGGCCAACGGGCTGGCGGCGGCCGGCAGCCCGGTGTTCCTGTCGGCGCTGTCGCCGCTCGGCCAGCAGCTGCTCGAGCACTTCGGCTGGCGCGGCGGCTTCCTGCTGCTCGGCGGCCTGCTGCTGAATTGCTGCGCGTGCGGCGCCGTCATGCGGCCGCCCCCGGGGCCCGGCCCGCGGCCGCGCAGGGACAGCGCGGGAGACGCGCCGGGCGAGGCGGAGGAGGAGGCGCCCTCTAGCGGTCGGACCCGCCGGCGCCTGCTGGACGTGACCGTGTGCGCCGACCGCGCCTTCGCGGTGTACGCCGTCACCAAGTTCCTGATGGCGCTCGGGCTCTTCGTGCCCGCCATCCTGTTGGTGAACTACGCCAAGGACGCGGGCGTGCCCGACTCCGAGGCTGCCTTCCTGCTCTCCATCGTGGGCTTCGTCGACATCGTGGCGCGGCCGGCGTGCGGCGCCCTGGCCGGCCTGGCGCGTCTGCGGCCGCACGTCGCCTACCTCTTCAGCCTGGCCCTGATGGCCAACGGGCTCACGGACCTGAGCAGCGCGCGGGCGCGCACCTACGGCGCCCTTGTCGCCTTCTGCATCGCCTTCGGCCTCTCCTATGGCATGGTGGGCGCCCTGCAGTTCGAGGTGCTCATGGCGGCTGTGGGTGCGCCCCGATTCCCCAGTGCCCTGGGCCTGGTCCTCCTCCTCGAGGCTGTGGCTGTGCTCATCGGACCGCCCTCTGCCG GCCGCTTGGTGGACGCGCTCAAGAACTACGAGATCATCTTCTACCTGGCAGGCTCCGAGGTGGCCCTGGCGGGGATCTTCATGGCTGTGGCCACCAACTGTTGCCTGCGCCGCCCCAAGGACGGCCCGCCCAGCCCAGGCACGGAGGGCGGGGCCGGCGACGGGGAGGAGGCGGAGGCCGAAGTGGACTCTGACCTCCCGCCCGCCGGCACCGAGGAGCCCAGTGGCCTGGAGGCCGTGGAGGTGCTGAGCCTGGGCGCTGGGCCTTCGCAACCCGAGGTGAAGGTGGAGCCAGGGCTGGACTCTTGA
- the PICK1 gene encoding PRKCA-binding protein isoform X2 encodes MFADLDYDIEEDKLGIPTVPGKVTLQKDAQNLIGISIGGGAQYCPCLYIVQVFDNTPAALDGTVAAGDEITGVNGRSIKGKTKVEVAKMIQEVKGEVTIHYNKLQADPKQGMSLDIVLKKVKHRLVENMSSGTADALGLSRAILCNDGLVKRLEELERTAELYKGMTEHTKNLLRAFYELSQTHRAFGDVFSVIGVREPQPAASEAFVKFADAHRSIEKFGIRLLKTIKPMLTDLNTYLNKAIPDTRLTIKKYLDVKFEYLALGEPLYRVSTGNYEYRLILRCRQEARARFSQMRKDVLEKMELLDQKHVQDIVFQLQRFVSTMSKYYNDCYAVLRDADVFPIEVDLAHTTLAYGLSQDEFTDGEDEEDEDEEDTAAGEPPRDSRGAAGPLDKGGSWCNS; translated from the exons ATGTTTGCAGACTTGGATTATGACATCGAAGAGGATAAACT TGGAATCCCTACTGTGCCTGGGAAGGTGACCCTGCAGAAGGATGCTCAGAACCTGATCGGGATCAGCATTGGAGGAGGAGCCCAGTACTGTCCCTGCCTGTATATTGTTCAG GTGTTTGACAACACGCCCGCTGCGCTGGACGGCACTGTGGCAGCTGGCGATGAGATCACAGGGGTCAATGGCAGATCAATCAAAGGAAAAACTAAGGTGGAGGTGGCCAAGATGATTCAGGAGGTGAAG GGGGAGGTGACCATCCACTACAACAAGCTGCAGGCCGACCCCAAGCAGGGCATGTCCCTGGACATCG TGTTGAAGAAGGTGAAGCATCGGCTGGTCGAGAACATGAGCTCAGGGACAGCAGATGCTCTGGGCCTGAGCCGGGCCATCCTGTGCAATG ATGGGCTCGTCAAGAGGCTTGAGGAGCTGGAGCGGACTGCTGAGCTGTATAAAG GGATGACGGAACACACTAAGAACCTCCTCCGGGCCTTTTATGAGCTGTCACAGACGCACCGGG CCTTTGGGGACGTGTTCTCTGTGATCGGGGTGCGGGAGCCCCAGCCCGCTGCGAGTGAGGCTTTTGTGAAATTCGCCGATGCCCACCGCAGCATCGAGAAGTTTGGCATCCGGCTCCTGAAGACCATCAAGCCG ATGCTGACAGACCTGAACACGTACCTCAACAAAGCCATCCCGGACACTCGCCTCACCATCAAGAAGTACCTGGACGTGAAGTTCGAGTACCTG GCCCTCGGGGAACCACTATACCGTGTGAGCACAGGCAACTACGAGTACCGCCTGATCCTGCGCTGCCGTCAGGAGGCCCGCGCCCGCTTCTCCCAGATGCGCAAGGACGTGCTGGAGAAGATGGAGCTGCTCGACCAGAAACACG TCCAGGACATCGTGTTCCAGCTGCAGCGCTTCGTGTCCACCATGTCCAAGTACTACAACGACTGCTACGCGGTGCTGCGTGACGCCGACGTCTTCCCCATTGAGGTGGACCTGGCGCACACCACGCTGGCCTACGGCCTCAGCCAGGACGAGTTCACGGACGGCGAGGACGAGGAGGACGAAGACGAGGAGGACACGGCCGCCGGGGAGCCGCCCAGGGATTCGCGAGGGGCTGCCGGGCCCCTGGACAAGGGCGGGAGCTGGTGTAACTCCTGA
- the PICK1 gene encoding PRKCA-binding protein isoform X1, with protein sequence MFADLDYDIEEDKLGIPTVPGKVTLQKDAQNLIGISIGGGAQYCPCLYIVQVFDNTPAALDGTVAAGDEITGVNGRSIKGKTKVEVAKMIQEVKGEVTIHYNKLQADPKQGMSLDIVLKKVKHRLVENMSSGTADALGLSRAILCNDGLVKRLEELERTAELYKGMTEHTKNLLRAFYELSQTHRAFGDVFSVIGVREPQPAASEAFVKFADAHRSIEKFGIRLLKTIKPMLTDLNTYLNKAIPDTRLTIKKYLDVKFEYLSYCLKVKEMDDEEYSCIALGEPLYRVSTGNYEYRLILRCRQEARARFSQMRKDVLEKMELLDQKHVQDIVFQLQRFVSTMSKYYNDCYAVLRDADVFPIEVDLAHTTLAYGLSQDEFTDGEDEEDEDEEDTAAGEPPRDSRGAAGPLDKGGSWCNS encoded by the exons ATGTTTGCAGACTTGGATTATGACATCGAAGAGGATAAACT TGGAATCCCTACTGTGCCTGGGAAGGTGACCCTGCAGAAGGATGCTCAGAACCTGATCGGGATCAGCATTGGAGGAGGAGCCCAGTACTGTCCCTGCCTGTATATTGTTCAG GTGTTTGACAACACGCCCGCTGCGCTGGACGGCACTGTGGCAGCTGGCGATGAGATCACAGGGGTCAATGGCAGATCAATCAAAGGAAAAACTAAGGTGGAGGTGGCCAAGATGATTCAGGAGGTGAAG GGGGAGGTGACCATCCACTACAACAAGCTGCAGGCCGACCCCAAGCAGGGCATGTCCCTGGACATCG TGTTGAAGAAGGTGAAGCATCGGCTGGTCGAGAACATGAGCTCAGGGACAGCAGATGCTCTGGGCCTGAGCCGGGCCATCCTGTGCAATG ATGGGCTCGTCAAGAGGCTTGAGGAGCTGGAGCGGACTGCTGAGCTGTATAAAG GGATGACGGAACACACTAAGAACCTCCTCCGGGCCTTTTATGAGCTGTCACAGACGCACCGGG CCTTTGGGGACGTGTTCTCTGTGATCGGGGTGCGGGAGCCCCAGCCCGCTGCGAGTGAGGCTTTTGTGAAATTCGCCGATGCCCACCGCAGCATCGAGAAGTTTGGCATCCGGCTCCTGAAGACCATCAAGCCG ATGCTGACAGACCTGAACACGTACCTCAACAAAGCCATCCCGGACACTCGCCTCACCATCAAGAAGTACCTGGACGTGAAGTTCGAGTACCTG TCCTACTGCCTGAAGGTCAAGGAGATGGACGATGAGGAGTACAGCTGCATT GCCCTCGGGGAACCACTATACCGTGTGAGCACAGGCAACTACGAGTACCGCCTGATCCTGCGCTGCCGTCAGGAGGCCCGCGCCCGCTTCTCCCAGATGCGCAAGGACGTGCTGGAGAAGATGGAGCTGCTCGACCAGAAACACG TCCAGGACATCGTGTTCCAGCTGCAGCGCTTCGTGTCCACCATGTCCAAGTACTACAACGACTGCTACGCGGTGCTGCGTGACGCCGACGTCTTCCCCATTGAGGTGGACCTGGCGCACACCACGCTGGCCTACGGCCTCAGCCAGGACGAGTTCACGGACGGCGAGGACGAGGAGGACGAAGACGAGGAGGACACGGCCGCCGGGGAGCCGCCCAGGGATTCGCGAGGGGCTGCCGGGCCCCTGGACAAGGGCGGGAGCTGGTGTAACTCCTGA